CCGGCCGACCATGGGCTGCTACGGCATCGGGGTGTCGCGGGCGGTGGCGGCGGTCGCCGAACAGCACCACGACGACCGGGGGCTGGTGTGGCCGGCCGCGGTCGCGCCGTGTGACGTACACCTTGTCGTGGCGGGCAAGGGTCCGCAGCTCGACGCGGCGCTGGAACTCGGCGGGCGGCTCGCGGCCGCCGGCCTGCGGGTGCTGGTCGACGACCGGACACACGTCTCGGCCGGCGTGAAGTTCACCGACGCCGAGCTGATCGGCATTCCGCGCGCCGTAGTGGTCGGCCGACGGCTGGCCGACGGGTACGTCGAGCTGCGCGAGCGGGCCGGCGACGGGCGCACCGAGCTGCCCCTCGACGGTCTGGTGGAACGGTTGGTCGACGAGGAGCGCCGGGAACGTGGGACCGTGGTGTAGCCACCACGGCACGGGGTACCGCAGTTCGATCGGGTGGATACGTCTTCGGAGGCTCTCATGACCGGTTACCGGGTCAGCGACGTGATGACCAAGCAGGTGGTGTACCTGCCGGCGGAGACCACCCTGGACGAGGCGGCCAGGGTGATGAAGGAGGCGGACATCGGCGACGTGGTGGTCACCGACGGCGCCAGCCTCGCCGGCATGCTCACCGACCGGGACATCGTGGTCCGGGCGGTGGCCGAGAACACCTCGCCGGCCGCCACGACCATCGGCTCGATCGTCACCCGCGAGGTCGTCATGATCGAGCAGCACTGCACGGCGGGCGAGGCGGCGGCGCTGATGCGGGACCGGGGCATCCGGCGGGTGCTGGTCTGCGACACCGACCGCAAGCTGGTCGGCATCGTCTCGCTCGGCGACCTGGCCATGCAGCTCGACCCGACGAGCGCCCTCAGCGAGATCAGCGAGCAGTCCCCAACCGTGTAAGGAAGGGCCCCTTCTTATCGCCTCAGGTAGAGGAAGGGTCCCCTGTTAACAGCGGTAGCCTCGACGCATGGCTGACATGCCGGCCCGACTGGCCGAAATCGTCGACGAGTTCGCCTCCGCTCCGCGCGACCTGGTGCTGGAGATGCTGCTCGAGTACGCCGACGTCATCCCGCCGCTGCCGGTGGAGGCCGCCGAGCGCGAGGGCATGGAACAGGTACCGGAGTGCCAGACGGCGTTCTTCCTGCGCGCCCGGGTGACGCCGGACGGGGTGGTCGAGACGCTCTTCGACTGCCCGCCGGAGGCGCCGACCACCCGGGCGTTCGCCGGGATCCTCGCCGAGGGGCTGGCCGGCGCGAGCGCCGAGGAGGTGCTGGCCGTGCCGGACGACCTCTACCAGCGGATGGGCCTGGCGCAGGCGATCAGCCCGCTGCGCGTGCGCGGCGGCACCGCCATCCTGGGCCGACTCAAGCGCCAGGTGCGGGAACAGATCGGCTGACCAGCGAGTTGGGACCGATCATGGAGATCGAGATCTACGCGGACGTCGTGTGCCCGTGGTGCTACATCGGCAAGCGCCGACTGGAAGAGGCGCTCGCCAGCTACGACGGCGAGGTGACCGTCCGCTACCGGCCGTTCCAACTCGATCCGTCGCCGGTGGCCGAGCCCCGGCCGCTGGTGGAGGCGATGGCCGCCAAGTTCGGCGGCCCGGAGCAAGCCCGGCAGATGTTCGCGCACGTGACAGGGGTCGCGGCCGGTGACGGGCTCCGGCTCGACTTCGACCGGGCGGTGGCCGCGAACACCTTCGACGCGCACCGGCTGGTCTCGTACGCCGCCGACCACGGCCGGGCCGCCGAGATGGTGGAGGCGCTTTATCAGGCGTACTTCACCGAGGGCGTCGACGTCGGCTCCCACGAGGCCCTGGCCACGGTGGCCGGCGGCATCGGCCTGGACGCCGCCGACGTGCGCAGGTTCCTCGACTCCGACGAGCGGGTCGCCGACATCGCCGCCCAGCTGGCCGCCGCCCGGGAGTTGGGCGTCACAAGCGTGCCGACCTTCGTGCTGGCCGGAAAGTACGCGGTCACCGGCGCCCAGGAGGCCCAGACGCTGCTCGCCGCGCTGGCGGAGGTCGAGCAGCGCGAGTCCGGAGCGCACTCGCACTGAGTCGGGCCGCAGCCGGCCAGGGCAGCCGGCATCGACAGGCGTGATGTTTCACGTGCAACGGTATCGATGCCGGTGCCTGGTCAGGCCGGTCGGGCCAGGCCCTCCACCACCTGCGCGCCGGGCAGTACGCCGAGCGCCGGACCGGGCAGCGCGATCTTGCTGTGCCGTACGCCGGACCCGATGATCACGTGCGGCGTCGCGATCACCCGTGCGTCCACCAGGATCGGCCACTGCGCCGGCAGCCCGATCGGGGTGATGCCGCCGTACTCCATGCCGGTGAGCGCGACCGCGTCGTCCATCGGAGCGAAGCTCGCCTTACGCACGTCCAGTGCCCGGCGGGCCACTCCGTTCACGTCGGCACGGGTGGTGGCCAGGATGATGCAGGCCGCGTAGCGGACCACACCCTCGCGCTTGCCGGCCACCACCACACAGTTGGCCGACACGTCCAGCCCCACCTCGTACGCCGCGCAGAACGCGGCCGTGTCGGCGAGATCGGCGTCGATCGGGGCGACCAGCACCTCGTCGACGTCCACCGGGGCGTCGGCGGGCCACTGCGCGATCGCCTCCGCCACCGGCGGGGCGAGCAGGTCCAGGCGGGCACGGGCGGGTTCGGTCTTCAGCGTTCCCATCACGGGTGCGATCCTCGCACCCGCCGCGCCGAACCGCCCGGTGACTCCCGAACCGCCCGGCGATCCCGAGCCGCCACGCGGCCCGGCCCGTCCGGGGGCCGAGCCGGCGGGCGGCTCAACTGCCGGCGAGGAAGGCGTTCTCGCGCAGGAAGGTGCGGTCGCGGGAGGCTGCCAGTTCCTCGGCGCGCTGGGCCTTGGCCCGGAACAGCTCCACATCCTCCAGCGCGTGCCGGACACCCAGCCGGATCACGCCGTAGAGGAAGACGAAACCGAAGACGTACAGGATGACGGTGGCGACGACTGCGAACATGGCGTCACCGTAAGACGAACGTGAACCGGTGTACGTCTCATCTCCGCTCGGTTCCCCCGTACGTGTCAGCGAGGTGGTCGGCCCAGGTGCGCACGCCTCGGGGCAGCACCTCGGTGACCAGGCCGCCGGCGCGCAGTTCGCGACCGAGCCGGCCGGGGATCCGCACCGGCAGCAGGGGACGGCGTGATCCACGGGCCTTCTGCCAGGCGCGTACCGCCTCGTCGAAGCGGAGCACCTGCGGCCCGCCGTACTCCTCGATGCCGCCCAGTGGGCCGGCGACCAGGCGAGCCGCCAACCGCGCCGCCACCTCGCCCGTGTCGACCGGCTGGGCGAGCACCGCCCGGTCGCCGATCACCGGCCCCAGCCGCGCGCTGGCGGCCAGCATGTCGTCCAGGAACTGCGGAAACTGGGTCGCCCGCAGCACCGACCACGGCACCGGGCCGGCAGCCACCACCTGCTCGGCGGCGAGCTTGTGCCGGTAGTACGGGATCGGCACCCGGTCCACGCCGACGATCGAGACGTACACCAGGTGCTGGACACCGGCGGCGCCAGCGGCGACCACCAGCCGGCGCGTGCCCAGCACGTCCACCTGGTAGGTCCGCCGGCCCTGGGGTGCGGACGCCAGGTGCAGCACAGCGTCCACTCCGGCCACCGCCTCGGTCAGCCCTTCGCCGGTGGCCAGGTCGGTCACCACCCATTCCACCTCGCCGCCGGTACGCGGCCGTCGGCTGGCGGCCCGGACGCGAATTCCGTCGTCGCGCAGCCGGGCCAGCACAGCGTGGCCCAGGCGACCGCTCGCTCCGGTGACCAGAACCCTCATCCCATCCTCCCGCCCGCCGTGAAACCACGGCCTCCGCCAGCCCATCGATCCGTCCGGCACCGGCCGCGCCGCCCGTGGGCCACCTGCTGTTGACGGCACCTCGGGGCGGCCCGTGACCGGGTGTGCGGCGGGTCACCCCGAGCGGATCAGATCCAGCACGGTCAGCAGCGCGAAGAACGCGATCA
Above is a window of Micromonospora coriariae DNA encoding:
- a CDS encoding CBS domain-containing protein, translated to MTGYRVSDVMTKQVVYLPAETTLDEAARVMKEADIGDVVVTDGASLAGMLTDRDIVVRAVAENTSPAATTIGSIVTREVVMIEQHCTAGEAAALMRDRGIRRVLVCDTDRKLVGIVSLGDLAMQLDPTSALSEISEQSPTV
- a CDS encoding SufE family protein, producing MADMPARLAEIVDEFASAPRDLVLEMLLEYADVIPPLPVEAAEREGMEQVPECQTAFFLRARVTPDGVVETLFDCPPEAPTTRAFAGILAEGLAGASAEEVLAVPDDLYQRMGLAQAISPLRVRGGTAILGRLKRQVREQIG
- a CDS encoding DsbA family oxidoreductase; translated protein: MEIEIYADVVCPWCYIGKRRLEEALASYDGEVTVRYRPFQLDPSPVAEPRPLVEAMAAKFGGPEQARQMFAHVTGVAAGDGLRLDFDRAVAANTFDAHRLVSYAADHGRAAEMVEALYQAYFTEGVDVGSHEALATVAGGIGLDAADVRRFLDSDERVADIAAQLAAARELGVTSVPTFVLAGKYAVTGAQEAQTLLAALAEVEQRESGAHSH
- a CDS encoding YbaK/EbsC family protein translates to MGTLKTEPARARLDLLAPPVAEAIAQWPADAPVDVDEVLVAPIDADLADTAAFCAAYEVGLDVSANCVVVAGKREGVVRYAACIILATTRADVNGVARRALDVRKASFAPMDDAVALTGMEYGGITPIGLPAQWPILVDARVIATPHVIIGSGVRHSKIALPGPALGVLPGAQVVEGLARPA
- a CDS encoding SDR family oxidoreductase, which translates into the protein MRVLVTGASGRLGHAVLARLRDDGIRVRAASRRPRTGGEVEWVVTDLATGEGLTEAVAGVDAVLHLASAPQGRRTYQVDVLGTRRLVVAAGAAGVQHLVYVSIVGVDRVPIPYYRHKLAAEQVVAAGPVPWSVLRATQFPQFLDDMLAASARLGPVIGDRAVLAQPVDTGEVAARLAARLVAGPLGGIEEYGGPQVLRFDEAVRAWQKARGSRRPLLPVRIPGRLGRELRAGGLVTEVLPRGVRTWADHLADTYGGTERR